In a single window of the Papaver somniferum cultivar HN1 chromosome 8, ASM357369v1, whole genome shotgun sequence genome:
- the LOC113306474 gene encoding uncharacterized protein LOC113306474 — MTVELNVFNASQQHLDFDEDDDVHEINMIENLIQDSLSSNIFVDPIHACLNNFNLDLFDDEYISEVNSLIESAPFMCTTKWKARAETLPLSESKSVPSLVETPKLELKPLPDTLKYAFLESSNTLPVIISSFLDIEQESKLLEVLKEHKEALGWKILDIKGISPTVCMHHINIEDNSKTSREMQRRLNPNMKEVVRGKILKLLDASIIYPISDSKWVSPIQVVPKKSGVTVVQNDKDELVPTRVTTGWRVCIDYRKLNAVTRKDHFPLSFTDQMLENLSGHSHYCFLDDYSSYNQIHRAPEDQEKTMFLMEHFLIAACHLGIVLGHIISGKGIEVDKAKVYLIQHLPQPLSVREVRSFLGHACFDRRLIKDFSKIPRPLCNLLGKDVAFVFDDACKLRSRWTGPFMVRTIFPHGSVELEYVATKNVFKVSGKRTKPFLEPIPPEIETTDLADPIYVD, encoded by the exons ATGACTGTGGAGTTGAATGTTTTTAATGCTAGCCAacaacatttagattttgatgaagatgatgatgtgcatgaaatcAACATGATTGAAAATTTGATTCAGGATTCGTTGTCTAGTAACATATTTGTTGATCCTATACATGCTTGTTTGAACAATTTTAACTTGGATCtgtttgatgatgaatacataagtGAAGTGAATTCTTTGATTGAATCTGCACCTTTCATGTGCACCACTAAATGGAAAGCTAGAGCAGAAACACTACCACTCTCTGAATCCAAGTCtgttccatctcttgttgagACACCAAAGCTTGAACTGAAACCATTGCCTGATACTCTTAAATATGCATTTTTAGAATCTTCTAATACTTTGCCTGTAATCATCTCATCTTTCTTAGATatagaacaggaaagtaagctattagaagtacttaaggagcatAAAGAAGCACTAGGATGGAAAATCTTAGATATTAAGGGTATTAGTCCCACAGTTTGTATGCATCACATAAATATTGAAGATAATTCTAAAACATCTAGGGAGATGCAGAGgcgacttaatcctaacatgaaagaagttgTTAGGGGTAAGATCCTTAAGCTTCTTGATGCGAGTATCATATACCCGATTtcagatagcaaatgggttagtcctaTTCAGGTTGTGCCGAAAAAGTCAGGAGTTACTGTAGTTCAAAACGATAAAGATGAGTTAGTTCCTACTCGAGTAACCACAGGGTGGcgagtttgtattgattataggaagTTGAATGCAGTTACAAGGAAAGATCACTTCCCTCTCTCTTTCACAGATCAAATGTTGGAAAATTtatctggacatagtcattactgtttcttAGACGACTATTCTAGTTACAACCAGATTCACAGAGCACCTGAAGACCAGGAAAAGACTATGTTCCTTATGGAACATTTTCTTATCGCCGCATGCcatttgg gcatagttctaggacatatCATCTCtggaaaaggaattgaagtagataaagctaaagtttaCCTCATTCAACATTTGCCACAACCTCTCTCTGTGAGGGAGGTTAGATCATTTTTAGGCCATGCTTGTTTCGACCGTAGACTCATTAAAGATTTCAGTAAGATCCCAAGGCCACTGTGTAATCTACTTGGTAAAGATGTTGCttttgtatttgatgatgctt GTAAATTGCGTTCTAGATGGACAGGCCCGTTCATGGTGCGAACAATATTCCCTCATGGATCTGTAGAACTCGAATACGTAGCAACTAAGAACGTCTTCAAGGTCAGTGGGAAGAGAACGAAGCCGTTCCTTGAACCAATTCcacctgaaattgaaacaactgaTCTTGCAGATCCCATCTATGTGGACTG